caaattccTGTGTACTTCtcttcaaaatatcatattattaaCGAAAACAATcggtatatttttttcagatcgACGTTGAAGAGAGTTCTGCGGAGATGACAACACCTGACGCGAGAGCTTCCCCAGCGCCATCATACGGagtgaaaaatgtgaaaaaaatgttttatgataCATTAATAAACAAGgaacaaaacacaaaaaaagtttttcgaatatttcttttttcccacaaaaaaattcttgaaaaatgtgaaaaaaaataggGGGTCCGTTAAAGCAGAACTTTTTTCTCGTAAAtcactttcaaaatacttatcACAAGTTTTAGTTGATACATTTACACCATACATATTACCAAATCGCTAAAAAAATTAGATCTAACTTGGAAATTCGAGTTCACTCCTTTTGTAGAGCTTCCCATGGTTCCCTAGGACTACTTTGGGAATCGATGGTTTAAAGAAACAAGTTGGAAGGTTTAAAGAAAATCCGAGCCGGATTTATCATTTTCACGCCCCTAGACCCGACCATCTTTTTCGCCCCTTGGACTGGTTAAAGTTACTTTGctaaaaaactttattgaaaaattatatcagACTTATATGTTAATTGCCTGAACACcactcaaattttatcattttttgagaaattcaaCTCGTTCTGAGGTTAACACGTTTATGGGACTAAAACCAAACGATCCAACCCGCAGAGCATTCTTGCAACAAAGCATGGCTATTGGTGCTGCTACAGTAGCTTCAAGCCCACAAACATGCACCCCTTACAGTTTGATGACTATTtctatttctgaatattttcttaatttttttcacggCCGTGCGCCCCCTGGTACTTTACGCCCATAGACCCGGGCCTATTGGAAAATCCGGCtctgaagaaaatgaaaaactgatttaaaacGCTCAGTTCATTTAATGCATCTATTTTGATGGAATTTCACAATCAATATTAAACCAGATGAGTGAAGACGAATACCTGAGAAGAACAAAAAGTTAAAGAATAGGATAAGAATGAagcatttagaaaaaaacacaaaaattctcCAGTGAAATGTCGAAGGAAACTGAAGAAAAGctttgaaataatgaaagaaatgaGGGAGATTAGCGAATCCACTACGAAAATCAAGAAATCACGGGAAGAACAAAGAGATTTCAGGGAAGAAATTAAGgggctaaaaataaaaaaccaaatgtgctatgaaaaattttatggaaaaaaaagttGAGACAATATTAGAAAGTGTAAtatgagggttgctacttaagtttttagatatgAATGATGTTAAacctgacattgccatcataaagtttgacatatttaatgatgaacgtactcagaacatGTCTTcatacgaatgctatttgaatagtttacagatacttgagaGATcttcaaaatcggctgttgtaccagGAAACATCGATATTGCAAATCCTTATGtaacataccgtgagattgaggcatactagGGCAtaagttccactcgcatacattcaatattgcataaatattattttcccagtaatttgtgtcgaaatcctcatagttttcgagttatccacaattcaaaatttgtttttcagtacaagaacccattttacggtgaaaattttgaggttaggaaaaaatgcttacaccaatctgtagagaattttttgCTCCGgcacttttttttttcgaattaatcgtagttttcgagttaatcgcgattcaaaatgttactgagtgtataaacccattttacggtgaaaattttgaggttaggaaaaaatttaaatcttttttgtGCAGAATGTTGTATGATCCACGTTGTTTTCCCagcagtttgtgtcgaaatcctcatagttttcgagttaatcgcaaatcaaaatgtttttgtgtacatgaacccattttatggtgaaaattttgaggttaggaaaaaatgcttgcAGACCAAtctatagagaattttgtgctatACATTTTTTGCTCCggcacatttttttcaaattcatcgtagttttcgagttattcgcgattcaaaatatttttaagtgtataaacccattttgagTTAAAAATTTTGGGgataggaaaaaatttaaacctttttctacagaatgttgtgctccacattttttcccaacagtttgtgtcgaaatcctcatagttttcgagttatccgcaattcaaaatgtttttgtgtacatgaacccattttacagtgaaaattttgaggttaggttactgtacattttttgttacagcagttttttccaaattcctcatagttttcgagttattcgtgtttcaaaattttttcgagtATCAAGatctgaaatttcgaaaatccgtgcccgtaattttgttaagagttgctAGACTTATTTAGAATCCCAAAACCTTCCAGAATCTAGTAAATCAAAACCGCACAATTTAATTGAAGGTTTTAGCTCAAAACCGCCTAATTTACCTGTACTAAATATCAACTTACCAGCACCTGCAGCAATGACGAcgtctattttttgtttaaagttTTTCTGAAGAACTTTTTCTACATCACCTTTATGTGAACGAGATACAATCACTTTAAGATTATCTTCAGTAGACTTTtccttaaaaaaaaaataataataaaaaataagacttttgaaaattgaaaaattataattacttgAACATTTAAGTCTGTTGACTTAGTTTTTCCTACCCAAGCCCATGATGTACTTTTATCAAATGGTTTATGAATAACACCGATTATTGGTTTACCTTTAACTGCTACACATACCATAGTTGTAACGTAGGTGTAcaatttctctaaaaaattagataaatttctATGTCAACTTTCATGTTTGATCATGTATGATCGAATAGTAGATAGAATTATAAgtcatataataataataagaaaagcTGGGAAACTTGAggagaaaattagaaaaaaagcaACAAGCAGTAATGTGGGGCGGGTAAATGCCCAGTGGGAAAATTGTCGCTTTGGAAAGTAATAAACGTAATCCACTATATCTTGAAACAGGGAATTGGCGCACAAAGATTTTTAAGGTTACTAAATCCAAGTTTTTGGTTtatagttaatttatttttaataataaaaagctGAAACTTTGATATAtgatagtttatttatttattatgtcaAGATTGCAATAATTATCACCCATAAATCTACTTAATCTAATTTAACGTGATTTATATGTAACAAAACAATACTGTTATGTATGAAAGAAAACCATGAAGAGATCACATTAATGTTCGTTCTCAACGCATTCTTCCCTCCTGCCATCTCGTGAATGTTTGTAATTGAATCAACTACGAGAGTGAATAATTAAGTATTAAGTATCGCTGTGTATCACTTAGCCAGTATTTATAGTACATtgttttaatgttgattttGTGATACTGGAACTATTTCACTTTTTCCTCATTTTTGGACAATGTTTTGTTTTGCTACTGAAATGTTTCAGCTCCAAAAACTCTACATGTACCATTTTAACAACCTTGTGGTATGGTTTTCTGATCTTAGCTGATCGGGCTACCATGTACCATCCTGCCTACTAAAGTAAAGTGAACAGACATGGAGATATTGACTATTTTATGATTATGGATTAAATCCAAAGGCAATTAATGATAACTTCAGAAGGTTATTTTGGGCTACTTCTATTGATCACAATATTGATTGACAAAAAttgcattatttttatactcttAACATTTTCACCAAATATGTGGATTACTTCTATTGACTTCCAAGAAAACGAAAgggtattttcaatttttgaactcaaaagaatgaaaatatttagcGAACTGTTATTTTTGCCTTTTTTGCTTGATTCCAAGGTTTTTTTGCTCTAACATTAAACACCTGTATCACCACATcctgaattattttctttgtttttgaattttagttgttatttgacacttttccatttttatagttttcaattaaaatttaaaaaccacgaaaagaaaagcaaaaatgtaatgaatatgaaattgaagAGAGGGGCAACGATAGCGAGGAGTATATTGAAATCAATGATTCCCACAAATAGAAAAAGCTATACATGCAAGTCATTTAATTAccttaatttaataaaaaaaatatcgagaaaaatttaaccaaaagAATTCAAACCAATATGTATTTGCTTCATACACTTATGCATTAAATCCATTGTGTCCTTTGAGACCAATACACAGAAAAGTTAGTTAAAATGTATATTTGCaagaaaaatagataataaatgcTTTAgaaataaagtatataaatgaaatcatGGAATTTCTAGGGAAAACATAATCAAGAACACAGATATAATAGCAGAATTGAAAATAGTCACAATcgcaatagttttttcaaaactttatacataatatatactGTCTATACAGTAGGAAGTGCTACTTAACAGattacaatttatgtaaattaaatcacaaaacttaatataaattatactaCACCTGTGAATTCATGAGTAGCATCCAATGGATCTATCCAAATTGTTATATCATTTTCGTTAATCAAACTTTCAATTCTTGTATCTACAAAGTCTTTTATAGAATTATCACTAGATTTATCATCACAGCTTTGGACATGTTCTTCTGAGATAAGTGTAATGGTAGGAAAATGATTCCTTATAGTGTTAAGCATCTCACAATGAGATAATACATCTGCGTTTGTAACCCTTTCAGGAAGACCTTCCTTTGTTAATcctttacttttaatatttagattatctttattttcaattatcttttTGCCACCATTTTCTGCTGCTTTTATTGCCACGTTTAATAGAGtacgtaaatttatttttttaggttctGACTTACTTTCAGCATCTTTGGAAAAAATGTGTAACccaaacacaaaaataatacaTACTATAATAAATATGCCAAACTTATTTAAGCGTATTGCACCTCcgaaattcatttcaaaaagttATCTACATATTTATCTACTAGTTAAAAATAATccatttatagttttatatatcACGTTAACATTAAGACAATCAATAAATAACGATTAACTGATTATGATTTAACTATCAAAACAATGAGTGAACTTTTCTAGtcttcttttttgtaaatttgagtACTGGCAGTTTAAGAAAATCATAGAGCTCcatacaaataacaaataatcttgtcaaaaaagaattttatttatgatgaTAAAAGACTACATTGCTTTGAAATATACAGAAACTAACCCGAATCACGTTTCAATATGGTAATCCATAAACTAACCTGAATTACGTTCATTGTGATTCGGAGAAGGATCGAGTTAATTGGGTATTATATTATGATTCTTTTTACCCTGTTAGACCAGTGGGTAAATGCGATTAGGGCTGTTTTATATCTTTATGGTTATTTGACCTGCTTCTCAGCATTTCAACATAAACAAATATCATGGAAAAATTAAcgcacaaaaaagtaataaaaatcaaaagtttttgtagaTCATGTTTTTACGAAAGATTCTTATATCTCCGAGGacataaaaaaggaaatagTAGTTGTCATCACTTATCGTCGTATTtccaacaaatatttcaatgattttaaaGTTATAATATGTAATTACAAACACAATACATAGATGATACTAGTGCAGAGGCATAGTATATTTGAATACGCGCATATTTAcgtaaataaatagaaaatagattgaaGTTCCTCTTTCCTCTTTCCATTATTCCTAAATTAAAGCCATCAATTTTATGTATCCAATTAAGTAATAAAATGTGCTTGTatagttttattattcaaacgattaatgaaatattcgaaTACCATTAAATGTGTGGTTCAAGCACAGCTGCACATATATGCAGCTGCATTATAcccacagaacataccctaGTATGTTCTGTGATTATTCCATTGCCACTCATACACCAGAAAAATGTTTGGGTTTCATGAGCTTCGAAATTACGTTTAATCACAAACTGTagaattgaggttatgtaggcatttatttaaatatactcTTGAACTAGAACCACAACATTATTCCCTCAGATTATTTGATAGAAAACTAAAGGGCTTAATAACGTATAGTGAAAAGTCTGGTTGCAAAGAAGTGTTTCAATTTTGTAAGCAACAAAACTCtgtatagagttaatattaaagataaagaGAGCGACATATAAGTGGAATTGTACTATCGAAAGAACATACGTTTACCTCTATCTATTGAAATCTTGCCTTACCACCACTCTAAACTCGACATCATAGCCAAACAATCAGAATGGAGTATGGGAAGATAGAGAGTGGTCCACCGACAATTAACTCTATGTTTTTTAGTATTCTGTACACAGCGAcaaataaccaaataatttagtatgttttgaaatttcacaCTTGACACGTAAAACTTAAGGTAAATTCCTAATGCAATTCGTGGGTGAAGGACGAAATAGCACGCTCTTCGACGTAAAATTGACCCATTTCTAATGAACTTTGCCAACTACTTTGCGAACAGAGCTTGCACATGCGCCTTTGCACcagttttgttgtttttttgggGTCAAGTTTAATTGGGACGTCTCTTGATTTATCATGGATACTAAAATAAACGATGAATTTATTCTCCAGGAACACTAGCTCAGATTATTTGGTATTAAAATGCGAAATATGGCAATTCGACCTAGTGCGCATGTGTCATACACGGCACGAAATACATAAACTTGGAGCTTGCAACATCTGTGGACCGTGTAAACACGCTTTTTAGCCTTGAATTAGAAATACCAACATTGTTTGTCGTGTGCCAAGCATGTGTGCTGTATTTCCACTCCGCTCGCGAAATGCATGTACCTATGGGCTTCGTGCAGAAAGTACTTAATAAATTAGAAagcaactattattttttaacattgaaTCGATGGATGTTTTGGTTTATTTCTGTATAGAAAAACTGcaataaatattggaaattctATATGACAAAGTACACTTTCTGACCGAGTACAGATAGTTCAAGTACAGAAAACAGACTTTGGCTTTTAAAAACATAGAACTGATACCAACtgttaaatacaaaatatctaGACTCTAACCTACTGTAAACTTGTTGACATTAAACATTGTtcagtaattaataaaaatatgccatcaaaaaagaaaaaatataatgcaAGGTTTCCAGCTGTAGgtattatttaataatgattccgttcaaattataattaaatttattttagggtagaataaaaaaaattatgcaaacaGACGAAGAAGTTGGAAAAGTAGCACAAGCTGTACCAGTTATAATCTATATCCTTTTCATAATTTGCAGTGTAGTTATCTCTATTCATCATTGAAgttatttttctgaaattactATTCAAGATTGCATTTTTAGTTATGTTAAATTCATATTGTTACCatactgtaaatattattttttctaaaatctttaCATTTTACAaggattattattatatgaagaATAACTAATTTGTGAATATGTTTACAGGCgatatttactgtttttttttttaaatattcatcagTTAATATTATAAATCCTTCAATTATTTGTCTTTTGTACTTTGAAAGCCATAATGGTGTTTTgcaataattaaagaaaattccTTAATATTTACATACCTAGAACATTGGAATTGTTTGTTGAATCACTTTTAACAAAATCTATGCAAATAACGCAAGCAAGAAATGCTAAAACGTTGACTCCGTCCCATATGAAACAGTGTATCTTGTCAGAAAGtcgttttgattttttgaaagatctagTTAAAAATGTTCCAGACGCTAGTGTTCAGGAAGATAATGAAAACAATGCTTTATTCGAGGAGGGTTCTTTTCAAAAAGAAGAAGCTTTTGTAGATGAACCAAGTCAAAGTTTAGTTAGGTAAatattcttttcattttatcacTAGTACCTGGATGTCCGAGCTTTactttatattattcattttggtaaattgtgttttctagaaattatatttaaataagaattatatactgatgaaatatgaataataattttcaattttattgatataataataactagttatttaaatagaaaattacgAGTTTATCAACCTATATTTTGTCATAACAGCTTTAATATTGAAAGGGTCTTAATCTAATATTTCCTTCCATATTATATTGCACGTAT
The sequence above is drawn from the Diorhabda carinulata isolate Delta chromosome 6, icDioCari1.1, whole genome shotgun sequence genome and encodes:
- the LOC130894925 gene encoding inositol monophosphatase 3, translated to MNFGGAIRLNKFGIFIIVCIIFVFGLHIFSKDAESKSEPKKINLRTLLNVAIKAAENGGKKIIENKDNLNIKSKGLTKEGLPERVTNADVLSHCEMLNTIRNHFPTITLISEEHVQSCDDKSSDNSIKDFVDTRIESLINENDITIWIDPLDATHEFTEKLYTYVTTMVCVAVKGKPIIGVIHKPFDKSTSWAWVGKTKSTDLNVQEKSTEDNLKVIVSRSHKGDVEKVLQKNFKQKIDVVIAAGAGYKALEVAKHNVDAYVHITAIKKWDICAGNAVINALGGKMVNKLGEELDYSKDAEVINENGLVASINNYKEFIGKLDLN